The following proteins are encoded in a genomic region of Nitratireductor sp. GISD-1A_MAKvit:
- a CDS encoding xanthine dehydrogenase family protein subunit M yields MYDVTYHRPTSVEDAVAKFSAASDGQLLAGGQTLLPTMKHRLAAPSDLIDLRGISGLSGVEVSGRNVTIGAMTSHAAVAENAELAKVCPAIVRLAGGIGDPAVRHQGTIGGSIANNDPSADYPAGLLALSATIHTNQRQIAADDFFTGLFSTALDEGEIITAVSFVAPDACGYAKFPNPASRYAMTGVFVSKGSGAVRVAITGAGSDGVFRHDGLEQALAKEWSAAAVDGVTISPDNLMSDIHCDAAYRANLIKAMAKRAVG; encoded by the coding sequence ATGTATGATGTAACCTATCACCGCCCCACAAGCGTCGAAGATGCGGTAGCAAAATTTTCTGCCGCCTCTGACGGACAGTTGCTCGCCGGCGGCCAGACCCTGCTTCCCACCATGAAACACCGGCTTGCCGCCCCGTCCGACCTGATCGATCTGCGAGGTATCTCCGGGCTCAGTGGTGTTGAGGTCTCCGGCCGCAACGTTACCATCGGTGCCATGACCAGCCATGCGGCGGTTGCCGAGAATGCCGAACTCGCGAAGGTGTGCCCGGCCATCGTCAGGCTTGCCGGTGGCATTGGCGACCCTGCGGTGCGCCATCAGGGAACGATCGGCGGATCGATTGCAAACAACGATCCGTCTGCTGATTATCCGGCGGGGCTCCTCGCACTCTCAGCGACGATCCACACCAATCAGCGCCAGATTGCTGCGGATGACTTTTTCACCGGGCTGTTTTCCACGGCCCTCGACGAGGGTGAAATCATCACTGCGGTCAGCTTCGTTGCGCCGGATGCGTGTGGCTACGCAAAATTCCCCAATCCTGCCTCGCGCTATGCGATGACAGGTGTCTTTGTCTCCAAAGGCAGCGGCGCTGTGCGTGTTGCCATCACGGGCGCAGGGTCGGATGGCGTCTTCCGGCATGATGGGCTTGAGCAGGCTTTGGCAAAGGAGTGGTCGGCGGCGGCTGTCGACGGCGTCACGATTTCGCCGGACAACCTCATGTCAGACATCCATTGTGATGCGGCTTACCGTGCAAACCTGATCAAGGCGATGGCAAAACGCGCAGTCGGTTGA